The following are encoded in a window of Acipenser ruthenus chromosome 26, fAciRut3.2 maternal haplotype, whole genome shotgun sequence genomic DNA:
- the LOC117963036 gene encoding androgen receptor, giving the protein MDIQIGLGGLLDSPNNHFCGTFENVFHGVRTPFQNCESFDSKYGWEMRQTSNHLGPYFESSLISGSPVGEFQRATFARQLIAPDRSRNFTKRTMSSGSEFSAAGAVEEGVCASFFSPLPHCSLDQQAPVSFPPQNDREYNDSDACLRMRSRGTDSSSTTISETARELCKAVSVSLGLNIESNEMNDLRLDHGSSLSSDRSQGDCMFEVPLPGCSAPGTSALSTGCKQSSAHDGRSVQNDKDGGMFNGPLANESTSGVIPLQHHSIRHSEGGEMVAEVKQKDAPANFKITGCEDSEDRVNMDGGHSAPCQAVQSVPSNMASCVQNQNWPGNMPHKNAPLLGQLETMTEGTGGEYPTHFSLTPSVRIKTEKQNNEWGAQCRYKGNDCVAYGSSAPATLSQDAGRCGLFVCSPFEHWRNNDLCAQDAVATEPWYPGGMVERMPYNKLPCLKTDRNDWTPVPYGDPRWEGGRDTLFPMEYFFPPQRTCLICSDEASGCHYGALTCGSCKVFFKRAAEGKQKYLCASRNDCTIDKLRRKNCPSCRLQKCFKVGMTLGVRKLKKMKGAEDTGNQPKNNAMQNAAMQQIDIVRMEVFQNQPVFLNVLEAIEPDTVFAGHDNGLPDSSANLLTSLNELGERQMVLMVKWAKGLPGFQNLHVEDQMKIIQYSWMGTMVFAMAWRSFKNVNSTMLYFAPDLVFNELRMHRSKMFEHCVAMQHIAQEFLWLQVTEEEFLCMKALLFFSIIPVEGLKTQKYFDELRLKYIQELYHNCGMNTPLYGTQRYHQLTKLLDSLQPIVRKLHQFTFDMYVQTQGHASSIQYPEMMTEIISVQVPKILAGMAKPILFHKQ; this is encoded by the exons ATGGATATTCAGATTGGATTAGGAGGACTTCTTGACTCCCCGAACAATCATTTTTGTGGTACTTTCGAAAACGTTTTCCATGGCGTGCGAACTCCGTTCCAAAACTGCGAGAGCTTCGACTCGAAGTACGGATGGGAGATGCGCCAAACTAGCAACCATTTAGGTCCATACTTCGAGTCGTCGCTTATTTCGGGGAGTCCAGTGGGTGAGTTCCAGCGTGCTACCTTTGCCAGACAGCTCATTGCTCCAGACAGGTCTCGCAACTTTACGAAGAGAACAATGAGCAGCGGCAGCGAATTCTCTGCAGCAGGAGCGGTGGAGGAGGGTGTGTGCGCCTCATTCTTCTCTCCCTTGCCCCACTGCAGCCTGGACCAGCAGGCTCCAGTATCCTTTCCACCACAAAATGACAGAGAGTATAATGACAGCGACGCCTGCTTGCGAATGCGAAGCAGGGGCACCGATTCATCCAGCACCACCATCTCTGAAACTGCCAGGGAGCTCTGCAAGGCAGTCTCGGTATCGCTGGGTTTAAACATTGAATCAAACGAGATGAATGACTTGAGATTAGACCATGGCTCATCTCTCAGTAGTGATCGAAGTCAAGGAGACTGCATGTTCGAAGTGCCTTTACCAGGGTGCTCGGCCCCTGGAACAAGTGCCCTGTCAACAGGGTGCAAGCAATCCAGTGCACATGATGGCAGATCAGTGCAAAATGATAAGGATGGTGGAATGTTTAATGGACCCCTCGCGAATGAAAGTACGAGTGGGGTGATCCCACTCCAACACCACAGCATTAGGCATTCTGAAGGGGGCGAGATGGTCGCAGAAGTCAAACAGAAGGATGCCCCTGCGAATTTTAAAATCACGGGTTGCGAAGACTCTGAAGATCGTGTAAATATGGATGGAGGTCACTCAGCCCCCTGTCAGGCTGTCCAATCGGTGCCATCAAACATGGCAAGCTGTGTGCAGAATCAAAACTGGCCAGGGAACATGCCGCACAAAAACGCACCTCTTCTGGGTCAATTAGAAACAATGACCGAGGGTACAGGTGGCGAGTACCCTACACATTTCAGCCTGACCCCCAGCGTTAGGATAAAGACTGAAAAACAGAACAACGAATGGGGTGCCCAGTGTAGGTACAAAGGCAATGACTGTGTAGCTTACGGGTCTTCAGCGCCTGCGACCCTTTCACAGGACGCAGGGCGATGCGGGCTGTTTGTCTGCAGTCCATTTGAACACTGGAGGAACAACGATCTGTGTGCACAAGATGCAGTGGCAACAGAACCGTGGTACCCCGGTGGAATGGTGGAGAGAATGCCATATAACAAATTACCTTGTTTGAAAACCGACAGGAATGACTGGACTCCTGTACCCTACGGTGACCCACG GTGGGAGGGGGGCAGAGACACTCTTTTCCCAATGGAGTATTTCTTCCCGCCCCAGAGGACCTGTCTGATTTGTAGTGACGAAGCGTCGGGGTGTCACTATGGAGCGCTCACCTGCGGCAGCTGCAAGGTGTTCTTCAAGAGAGCGGCTGAAG GAAAACAGAAGTACCTGTGTGCCAGCCGAAATGACTGCACCATTGATAAGCTCAGGAGAAAGAACTGCCCATCCTGTCGCCTCCAGAAGTGCTTCAAGGTTGGAATGACTCTTGgag TTCGAAAGCTGAAGAAGATGAAAGGAGCAGAAGATACTGGCAATCAACCCAAGAACAATGCAATGCAGAATGCAGCAATGCAACAGATTGACATTGTGAGAATGGAGGTGTTCCAGAACCAGCCGGTTTTCCTTAATGTCTTGGAGGCTATTGAACCAGACACGGTGTTCGCAGGCCATGATAACGGACTGCCTGATtcctctgcaaacctgctgaccAGCTTGAATGAACTGGGGGAGAGGCAGATGGTGCTCATGGTGAAGTGGGCGAAAGGACTGCCAG GTTTTCAAAATTTGCATGTGGAAGACCAAATGAAAATTATTCAGTATTCGTGGATGGGGACCATGGTGTTTGCTATGGCATGGAGGTCCTTTAAGAACGTCAATTCCACCATGCTGTACTTTGCTCCAGACCTTGTATTCAACGA GTTGCGAATGCACAGATCCAAGATGTTTGAGCACTGCGTAGCAATGCAACACATTGCTCAGGAGTTCCTTTGGCTTCAGGTCACCGAGGAAGAGTTCTTGTGCATGAAAGCGCTGCTCTTCTTCAGCATCA TTCCAGTGGAAGGCCTGAAAACTCAGAAGTATTTCGATGAGCTGCGGCTGAAGTACATCCAGGAATTGTACCACAACTGTGGAATGAACACCCCCCTGTACGGTACTCAGCGGTACCACCAGCTCACCAAACTCCTGGATTCTCTTCAGCCG ATTGTGAGGAAGCTACACCAGTTTACATTTGACATGTACGTCCAGACTCAGGGGCATGCAAGCAGCATCCAGTACCCTGAGATGATGACCGAGATCATCTCTGTGCAGGTGCCAAAGATCCTCGCCGGCATGGCGAAGCCAATCCTGTTTCACAAGCAGTGA